A genomic window from Aricia agestis chromosome 8, ilAriAges1.1, whole genome shotgun sequence includes:
- the LOC121729549 gene encoding lipase member H-like, whose amino-acid sequence MADGLASSTQLIKNAYLSVSDVNVVVVDWANAASFNNYIVSAYMADSIARKIKDFIQTITVVMDLNGSNIHMIGHSLGAHVLGRAGKFLKDTNVTVGRITGIDPARHFFEWPKYFAGIDKESAAFVDIIHTSRGAIGYEHSVGHVDFFPNGGLRQPHCYYLSNILAMTCEHSCGYVYFAETVLGTNFTAYKCDSYTALQQGRCEGHDTQTMGEACSVDATGNYFITIH is encoded by the exons ATGGCGGACGGCCTGGCTAGCTCCACTCAGCTGATCAAGAACGCGTACTTGAGTGTGTCGGATGTCAATGTTGTGGTTGTGGACTGGGCCAACGCTGCCTCCTTCAACAATTATATCGTGTCTGCGTATATGGCTGATAGTATCGCGAGAAAA ATTAAAGACTTTATTCAAACCATAACCGTTGTGATGGATTTAAACGGCAGCAATATACACATGATCGGACATAGTCTAGGAGCCCACGTGCTGGGTCGTGCTGGGAAATTCCTGAAAGATACTAACGTGACTGTCGGCAGAATtacag gcATAGACCCCGCTCGACATTTCTTCGAATGGCCCAAATATTTTGCGGGTATAGACAAGGAGTCGGCCGCATTTGTCGACATCATACATACTAGTCGGGGAGCCATAGGCTATGAGCACTCGGTCGGCCATGTTGATTTCTTTCCAAACGGTGGGCTGCGCCAACCGCACTGCTACTATCTCTCTAATATTCTAGCAA TGACGTGCGAGCACAGCTGCGGCTACGTGTACTTCGCTGAGACGGTCCTAGGGACGAACTTCACCGCGTACAAGTGTGACTCCTACACCGCTCTACAGCAGGGGAGATGCGAGGGACACGACACTCAGACCATGGGGGAAGCGTGCTCGGTGGACGCTACAGGAAATTACTTTATTACTATACACTAG
- the LOC121729788 gene encoding E3 ubiquitin-protein ligase LRSAM1-like codes for MGCAASGLNKTMSLFGKRSQDPQDVRIKEIERKLYLAKESPDPEFDISDCQLRQLPAGIFSICKVFRKDYLYLQNNRLSSLEEGGQLLDLRLVKILNISFNNFKHLPSNIKYLSSLTELYIQNNCLESLPDGIGHLQSLKILDISSNSLRSLTPELGKLKCLSNLNISKNENLHELCPELCHANNLTHIELDVENILFPSIDITSQGTATIMKFLCRHMNVEYIEPILDTPNALPAQTSSRTGAFQNQLRFIWEEQEAISKEREEKIHRHNQQQREKFLTKVLQSQQNLDLEIAKAQESREQERQRLFKCIQDDENTIKCLLKNFIQSDRLKPEVIQQLLAHEQAEHDYLLEITRKNYDNIRKADIMKATEQLMEKDNLIRYYKKHYIDNLNNMKQDILVKETEGATKLANILYARNENRSGMIQQLLEDQDLQQAAVASLLDRVDAKSWSLNQEISLVSSHLAKLSIIEQEKKKVQLEYNFNDLLQQRIELVNLLDDLFQQRTKRRQQLLDTLKEAESETPTKTDFWLRSYQKLLDSAPKSLFDIGKLDPIFANYLIQEGVIHCLPFLVKFIFSGKPLVNISNEDLKQNGVSLTSDRESILRAISQYIDSKSQGADEMASPSAPTLSVTNYNYSGVLNENEQEDGSERAECVICMDSNPETVFVPCGHMCCCQACSQNELQSCPMCRATIERTIKVLLVL; via the coding sequence atgggTTGTGCAGCCTCAGGCTTGAATAAAACTATGTCATTGTTCGGAAAACGCTCTCAAGATCCTCAGGACGTGAGAATAAAAGAAATCGAAAGAAAATTGTACCTAGCGAAAGAGTCACCGGATCCAGAGTTCGATATATCAGATTGTCAACTGCGTCAACTCCCAGCGGGTATATTCTCAATATGCAAGGTATTTCGCAAAGACTATTTATATCTGCAGAATAACCGCTTGTCCTCATTAGAAGAAGGTGGACAACTACTCGATCTGCGTTTGGTTAAAATACTCAAcataagttttaataattttaaacatttacctagtaatataaagtatttaagtAGCCTTACAGAATTGTACATCCAAAACAACTGCCTAGAAAGTTTGCCTGATGGTATAGGACACCTCCAGAGCCTTAAAATTTTAGACATATCAAGCAACAGTTTGAGAAGCTTAACTCCTGAACTaggtaaattaaaatgtttgtccaatttaaatatttctaaaaatgaaaatttacacGAACTCTGTCCAGAACTCTGTCATGCAAATAATTTAACAcatattgaattagatgtggAGAATATTTTATTCCCTTCTATCGACATTACCTCACAAGGTACAGCAacaattatgaaatttttatgtAGACACATGAATGTTGAATATATTGAACCAATCTTGGACACCCCGAATGCATTGCCAGCACAAACATCGAGCAGGACTGGTGCTTTCCAAAATCAGCTTAGGTTTATTTGGGAAGAGCAGGAGGCTATTTCGAAGGAACGGGAGGAGAAAATCCACAGGCACAATCAGCAACAGCGAGagaaatttttaacaaaagttCTGCAAAGCCAGCAAAATCTCGACTTAGAAATAGCAAAAGCCCAGGAAAGTAGGGAACAGGAGAGGCAAAGACTTTTTAAATGTATCCAAGATGATGAAAACACAATAAAGTGTTTGCTCAAAAACTTTATTCAGTCTGATAGATTAAAACCTGAAGTTATACAGCAGCTGCTGGCTCACGAGCAGGCTGAACATGATTATCTTTTGGAGATCACTAGAAAAAATTATGacaacatcagaaaagctgaTATCATGAAAGCGACCGAGCAACTCATGGAGAAAGATAATTtgattagatattataaaaaacattacATTGATAACCTAAATAATATGAAACAGGACATATTAGTAAAGGAGACTGAGGGAGCTACCAAGTTGGCAAACATACTGTATGCCAGGAATGAAAACAGGTCAGGAATGATACAGCAACTTCTTGAAGACCAGGACCTACAGCAAGCTGCCGTTGCCTCCCTACTCGATAGAGTTGATGCCAAGAGCTGGAGTTTAAATCAGGAAATATCATTAGTATCCTCGCATCTAGCAAAACTCAGTATTATAGAACAAGAAAAGAAAAAGGTGCAGTTGGAGTATAACTTCAATGACCTTTTGCAGCAAAGAATAGAGTTAGTCAATCTTCTGGATGATTTATTCCAGCAAAGAACTAAAAGAAGACAGCAGCTGCTCGACACATTAAAGGAAGCTGAAAGTGAGACACCAACAAAGACAGACTTTTGGTTGAGAAGTTACCAAAAACTTCTCGACTCTGCCCCCAAAAGTTTATTTGATATTGGTAAATTAGACCCCATCTTTGCCAACTATCTGATCCAAGAAGGTGTTATACATTGTCTACCATTTTTAGTAAAGTTTATATTCTCTGGAAAACCCTTGGTGAACATTTCTAATGAAGATCTAAAGCAAAATGGTGTCAGTCTCACTTCAGATAGAGAGAGTATTTTGCGAGCGATAAGTCAATACATAGACTCGAAATCTCAGGGAGCAGATGAGATGGCCTCGCCGAGTGCTCCAACTCTGTCGGTAACCAACTATAATTATTCGGGAGTTCTCAATGAAAATGAACAAGAGGATGGATCAGAAAGAGCAGAGTGTGTAATATGTATGGATTCAAATCCGGAGACAGTATTTGTTCCCTGCGGTCATATGTGTTGCTGTCAGGCCTGCTCACAAAATGAACTACAAAGTTGCCCAATGTGTAGAGCAACGATTGAAAGAACAATCAAAGTACTGCTAGTATTGTGA
- the LOC121729789 gene encoding uncharacterized protein LOC121729789 isoform X1, translating to MIMKWYCLVVLYNVCAIKCHSIAMSELDDFSNFLMETSQLDQNVKSSYPGNDYDDDDDEPISDHAWEESGKFEGDLVLNERQRRLIVASVAEGLARNGLTDTTKKWPNNEVIYFIQAEHFTGDQVQAIQDGIDDLARSSCVKFTPYKKGDRDAVVIQGSRRGCFSQVGYQGGYQVLNLSGRHPVGRGCFRHGTVVHELLHTLGFYHMQSSSDRDDYIDIIWENIVRRARHNFRKYNSFAVTDFGVGYDYDSVLHYSRKAFSSNGQDTIVPKQSGSNIGQRVGASEKDIQKLNKMYCDADSEALDENEPKKPEPKKKARNRPFEGHGIGYQQGKTVVIKLPTNQPAEHSPQIMYYFSNPPKVPPAFVQGFGAGKEVNYGYRPPTLSYENKVPNGQKLPVHAEIATHKEDSEIAENDEELNDALKRFANILKSHKNPYPPAFNYDYSKYMNPTKKEKPPKEMAYYKAATHQESPKEYSIQYGSHESEDENIYGIRPQKYYQALKASDHETNSDSEEIIHPRDYEYIPSGLIKNNYSAVYDPEQFSFRNVAPMRLVQIKEYNKDNLELRPIRNKQFDDSELSTYSSVQNSHLNEQAPTYSYSIPVDHSWLSTKSPGHNYYYKEEYPDSAEVYR from the exons atGATAATGAAGTGGTACTGTTTGGTTGTTCTGTATAATGTGTGTGCGATTAAGTGTCATTCGATAGCGATGAGTGAGCTTGATGATTTTAGTAATTTTCTAATGGAAACGTCGCAGTTGGACCAAAATGTTAAAA GTTCCTACCCCGGTAACGACTACGACGACGACGATGACGAACCGATATCGGACCACGCGTGGGAGGAGAGCGGGAAGTTCGAGGGAGACCTCGTCCTCAACGAGCGGCAGCGACGCCTGATAGTCGCAAGCGTAGCCGAAGGCCTCGCCCGTAACGGCCTCACTGACACCACCAAGAAGTGGCCCAACAATGAAGTCATCTACTTCATCCAAGCGGAGCATTTCA CGGGTGACCAGGTCCAGGCTATACAGGACGGTATAGACGACCTCGCGCGGTCCTCGTGTGTGAAGTTCACGCCGTATAAAAAGGGGGACAGAGACGCTGTTGTAATTcag GGTAGCAGACGAGGGTGTTTCAGCCAGGTGGGCTACCAAGGAGGTTACCAAGTGCTGAACCTCTCCGGCCGGCATCCCGTCGGCCGCGGCTGTTTCCGCCATGGCACGGTGGTGCACGAGCTCCTGCATACACTCGGCTTCTACCACATGCAGAGCAGCTCCGATAGAGACGACTACATCGACATCATATGGGAGAATATTGTTAGGC GGGCTCGCCATAACTTCCGGAAATACAACTCGTTCGCCGTGACTGACTTCGGCGTGGGCTACGACTACGACAGCGTGCTGCATTACAGCCGGAAAGCCTTCTCGTCGAACGGACAAGACACTATTGTGCCTAAACAG aGTGGTTCCAATATCGGCCAACGAGTAGGTGCCTCCGAGAAGGACATACAGAAACTAAACAAAATGTATTGCGACGCCGACTCCGAAGCATTGGATGAAAACGAGCCAAAAAAACCCGAACCCAAGAAGAAAGCGAGGAACAGGCCGTTTGAAGGCCACGGAATAGGATACCAGCAAGGTAAAACTGTGGTAATAAAACTTCCTACGAACCAACCGGCGGAGCATTCAccacaaattatgtattattttagtAACCCGCCGAAAGTGCCACCGGCGTTTGTTCAAGGATTTGGAGCTGGAAAAGAAGTAAACTACGGCTACCGTCCGCCGACGCTATCTTACGAGAACAAGGTGCCCAATGGACAGAAACTTCCCGTACATGCTGAAATTGCAACGCATAAAGAGGACAGCGAAATAGCAGAAAATGACGAAGAATTAAACGACGCCCTGAAGCGATTtgcaaatatattaaaatcccATAAAAATCCTTACCCACCTGCGTTCAATTATGATTACAGCAAGTACATGAATCCTACTAAGAAAGAAAAACCTCCAAAAGAAATGGCATATTACAAAGCCGCCACTCACCAAGAGAGTCCTAAAGAATACTCTATTCAATACGGATCACATGAATCAGAAGATGAAAATATCTACGGCATAAGACCTCAAAAGTATTATCAAGCGCTGAAAGCGAGTGATCATGAGACGAATTCTGATTCTGAAGAGATTATTCATCCGAGAGATTATGAATATATCCCAAGTggtctaataaaaaataattacagtgCTGTGTATGACCCAGAACAATTTAGTTTTCGAAACGTAGCACCAATGCGACTAGTGCAAATTAAGGAGTATAATAAGGATAACCTAGAATTGAGACCCATTAGAAATAAGCAATTTGATGATAGTGAATTAAGTACATATTCTAGTGTTCAAAATAGTCATTTAAATGAGCAAGCACCTACTTATAGTTACTCTATTCCTGTAGATCATTCGTGGTTATCAACGAAAAGTCctggtcataattattattacaaagaaGAATATCCAGACTCAGCAGAGGTTTACAGATAA
- the LOC121729789 gene encoding seminal metalloprotease 1-like isoform X2, whose amino-acid sequence MIMKWYCLVVLYNVCAIKCHSIAMSELDDFSNFLMETSQLDQNVKSSYPGNDYDDDDDEPISDHAWEESGKFEGDLVLNERQRRLIVASVAEGLARNGLTDTTKKWPNNEVIYFIQAEHFTGDQVQAIQDGIDDLARSSCVKFTPYKKGDRDAVVIQGSRRGCFSQVGYQGGYQVLNLSGRHPVGRGCFRHGTVVHELLHTLGFYHMQSSSDRDDYIDIIWENIVRRARHNFRKYNSFAVTDFGVGYDYDSVLHYSRKAFSSNGQDTIVPKQSGSNIGQRVGASEKDIQKLNKMYCDADSEALDENEPKKPEPKKKARNRPFEGHGIGYQQVTRRKCHRRLFKDLELEKK is encoded by the exons atGATAATGAAGTGGTACTGTTTGGTTGTTCTGTATAATGTGTGTGCGATTAAGTGTCATTCGATAGCGATGAGTGAGCTTGATGATTTTAGTAATTTTCTAATGGAAACGTCGCAGTTGGACCAAAATGTTAAAA GTTCCTACCCCGGTAACGACTACGACGACGACGATGACGAACCGATATCGGACCACGCGTGGGAGGAGAGCGGGAAGTTCGAGGGAGACCTCGTCCTCAACGAGCGGCAGCGACGCCTGATAGTCGCAAGCGTAGCCGAAGGCCTCGCCCGTAACGGCCTCACTGACACCACCAAGAAGTGGCCCAACAATGAAGTCATCTACTTCATCCAAGCGGAGCATTTCA CGGGTGACCAGGTCCAGGCTATACAGGACGGTATAGACGACCTCGCGCGGTCCTCGTGTGTGAAGTTCACGCCGTATAAAAAGGGGGACAGAGACGCTGTTGTAATTcag GGTAGCAGACGAGGGTGTTTCAGCCAGGTGGGCTACCAAGGAGGTTACCAAGTGCTGAACCTCTCCGGCCGGCATCCCGTCGGCCGCGGCTGTTTCCGCCATGGCACGGTGGTGCACGAGCTCCTGCATACACTCGGCTTCTACCACATGCAGAGCAGCTCCGATAGAGACGACTACATCGACATCATATGGGAGAATATTGTTAGGC GGGCTCGCCATAACTTCCGGAAATACAACTCGTTCGCCGTGACTGACTTCGGCGTGGGCTACGACTACGACAGCGTGCTGCATTACAGCCGGAAAGCCTTCTCGTCGAACGGACAAGACACTATTGTGCCTAAACAG aGTGGTTCCAATATCGGCCAACGAGTAGGTGCCTCCGAGAAGGACATACAGAAACTAAACAAAATGTATTGCGACGCCGACTCCGAAGCATTGGATGAAAACGAGCCAAAAAAACCCGAACCCAAGAAGAAAGCGAGGAACAGGCCGTTTGAAGGCCACGGAATAGGATACCAGCAAG tAACCCGCCGAAAGTGCCACCGGCGTTTGTTCAAGGATTTGGAGCTGGAAAAGAAGTAA